In one window of Meiothermus sp. DNA:
- a CDS encoding NAD(P)-dependent oxidoreductase: MPEAEHKEPKAGPILLTGGTGRLGTALRGLMPGLIAPGREELDITDLCSVERALMRYQPQVVVHAAAYTNVARAETKKALCWRVNVEGTRNLVRAALKCNLHFVHISTDYVFWGDRGGYREDDPVGPVRNYYALSKLAAEEVVRVLPRHLVIRTSFRPSPWPYPVAYTDLYTSQDYLEVIAPQIALALQNLARIPYHTLHIATERKSVYELAKRTRPDVRPASKQEAGVSLPEDISLSLERCGEQRRMLKSAPTDCHA; this comes from the coding sequence ATGCCAGAAGCCGAGCATAAAGAGCCAAAGGCTGGCCCCATCCTGCTGACCGGCGGAACAGGGCGACTGGGAACTGCCCTGCGGGGCCTGATGCCCGGCCTGATCGCGCCGGGCAGGGAGGAGCTGGACATCACCGACTTGTGCAGTGTCGAGCGGGCGCTAATGCGCTACCAACCCCAGGTGGTGGTACATGCGGCGGCCTACACCAATGTAGCCCGGGCCGAAACCAAGAAAGCGCTTTGCTGGAGGGTGAATGTGGAGGGTACCCGCAACCTGGTTCGGGCTGCCCTGAAGTGCAACCTACACTTTGTTCACATCTCAACCGATTATGTGTTCTGGGGAGACCGGGGCGGCTACCGGGAAGACGACCCGGTGGGGCCGGTGCGCAACTACTACGCCCTGTCCAAACTGGCCGCCGAGGAGGTGGTGCGGGTCTTGCCCCGCCACCTGGTGATCCGCACCTCATTTCGCCCCTCGCCCTGGCCCTACCCGGTGGCCTACACCGATCTTTACACCAGCCAGGACTACCTGGAGGTCATCGCCCCCCAGATTGCGCTGGCCTTGCAGAATCTGGCCAGGATACCCTACCACACCCTGCACATCGCCACCGAGCGCAAGTCGGTCTACGAGCTGGCTAAGCGCACCCGGCCGGACGTGAGACCGGCGAGCAAGCAGGAGGCAGGGGTCTCGCTGCCGGAGGACATATCGCTGAGCCTCGAGCGTTGCGGTGAGCAGAGGCGAATGCTAAAATCGGCGCCAACGGATTGTCATGCTTGA
- a CDS encoding sugar transferase, protein MRSLTPSLPVPKGFTFLAPLAILLALSFASLASIGHARLWEAFTYPSYGGLMLLLTMAGGFSLWLSNRWSRHPHTNALLSLLLATILPFILLAALFYVAGWGYSRAFYSYFFVFLGSLNFLYHLRLMRRPMRICAASLEVEKILSKLGDRKVLVVPMNEANNCEVVVANLRDEHGLLPPQMLSQLSARGIEVVDVITFLERLTGKVDLNHLSDEADKLLRPKDYIGLKRVWETAVVIFTAPIWLLLGSIVAIAIRLDSRGPIFYRQNRVGLFGEEFQMYKFRSMYVQSELEKPKFAAENDPRVTRVGRFIRKYRLDEIPQLWNVVKGDMSLIGPRPEQVQFVREYSQTIPLYETRHFVRPGITGWAQVVHGYTDDTDGAMEKLSYDLYYVKNFSLWLDLLVIIKTLAVILRGFGSR, encoded by the coding sequence ATGAGAAGTCTCACCCCTAGTTTGCCAGTTCCAAAAGGGTTCACCTTTCTTGCGCCACTAGCGATATTGCTTGCCTTGAGCTTTGCCAGTCTGGCAAGTATTGGCCACGCCCGGCTCTGGGAGGCTTTCACGTACCCTTCTTATGGCGGTTTGATGCTATTACTGACCATGGCCGGCGGGTTTTCACTGTGGTTGTCCAACCGGTGGAGTCGTCACCCTCACACCAATGCCCTTTTGAGCCTACTCCTGGCAACTATACTTCCTTTCATCTTGCTGGCTGCTCTCTTTTATGTAGCTGGCTGGGGTTATTCACGCGCCTTTTATTCTTATTTCTTTGTATTTTTGGGTTCGCTTAATTTTCTCTATCACCTTCGTCTAATGCGCAGGCCTATGCGAATCTGTGCGGCCTCACTCGAGGTTGAAAAGATCCTTAGCAAGCTTGGGGACAGAAAGGTTTTGGTCGTTCCCATGAACGAGGCCAATAATTGTGAAGTAGTTGTGGCAAACTTGCGAGACGAGCACGGTCTTCTACCTCCTCAAATGCTCAGCCAACTTTCGGCTCGTGGCATAGAGGTTGTTGATGTTATAACATTTCTCGAAAGATTAACCGGGAAAGTGGATTTGAACCATTTATCTGATGAGGCAGATAAGCTACTGCGCCCAAAAGATTACATTGGCTTGAAGCGTGTTTGGGAAACAGCAGTGGTAATCTTTACCGCCCCAATCTGGTTATTGTTGGGTTCGATAGTTGCTATAGCCATCCGGCTGGACTCGAGGGGTCCCATCTTTTACAGACAAAACAGAGTAGGTCTCTTTGGCGAAGAGTTCCAAATGTACAAGTTTCGAAGTATGTATGTTCAGTCCGAGCTAGAGAAACCCAAATTTGCCGCAGAAAATGATCCGAGGGTTACACGTGTTGGCCGCTTTATTCGCAAGTATCGCTTGGACGAAATCCCGCAGCTATGGAACGTTGTAAAGGGAGATATGAGTTTGATTGGGCCAAGGCCTGAGCAGGTGCAATTTGTCAGGGAGTATTCGCAAACCATTCCACTTTACGAAACGCGCCACTTCGTTCGACCTGGAATTACAGGTTGGGCTCAAGTCGTACATGGTTATACCGATGACACAGATGGTGCAATGGAAAAACTATCCTACGATTTATATTACGTAAAAAATTTTTCACTCTGGCTAGACCTGTTGGTGATTATAAAAACTTTGGCGGTAATCTTGAGGGGTTTTGGGTCGCGATGA